A DNA window from Paenibacillus sp. HWE-109 contains the following coding sequences:
- a CDS encoding SRPBCC family protein has product MTQRYTTHATFQIERIYRAAPERVFTAWSNQSAKARWFQPAEVFDFQVGGREFSQGGPAGGPVFTFDAYYQEIVANERLVYTYSLDQGDTRMSVSIATVELIPTTDGTKLVFTEQGTFFDGQDTPEQREHGTKEMLDLLGKSLGESNASSFELVSRRKLDAPRNLVYRSWTDPELLAQWWGPDGFTNTFHTFDLKPGGAWEFTMHGPGGADYPNRNVFHEIEPDRIVLRHESRPHFILTATFEDVGGKTEITFRQTFETEEDYTKLKPICEEANEQNLDRLGLLLKGLNE; this is encoded by the coding sequence ATGACACAACGATACACGACCCACGCTACATTCCAAATTGAGCGTATTTACCGTGCCGCTCCGGAACGCGTATTTACGGCATGGTCGAACCAGAGCGCCAAAGCGCGTTGGTTTCAGCCTGCTGAGGTATTTGACTTCCAAGTTGGAGGGCGAGAATTTAGTCAGGGTGGCCCTGCAGGTGGACCTGTTTTTACCTTTGATGCTTATTATCAGGAAATCGTAGCCAATGAACGGCTAGTGTACACTTACAGCCTGGACCAAGGGGATACCCGGATGTCGGTTTCCATTGCAACCGTTGAATTGATCCCAACGACCGATGGCACTAAGCTGGTGTTTACCGAACAAGGAACGTTTTTCGACGGCCAGGATACACCGGAACAACGTGAGCATGGAACGAAAGAAATGCTGGACCTTCTCGGGAAATCACTTGGGGAAAGCAACGCATCGAGCTTTGAACTCGTGTCTCGTCGAAAGCTGGATGCTCCGCGGAATTTGGTCTATCGGTCTTGGACGGACCCGGAACTGCTTGCCCAGTGGTGGGGACCTGACGGTTTTACCAATACGTTCCATACGTTCGACTTAAAGCCCGGAGGAGCCTGGGAATTTACGATGCATGGACCGGGTGGAGCAGACTATCCGAACCGCAACGTTTTTCATGAAATCGAGCCAGACCGTATAGTTCTGCGGCACGAGTCCAGACCTCATTTTATCCTAACTGCTACCTTTGAGGACGTTGGCGGCAAGACGGAGATTACTTTCCGGCAGACTTTCGAGACAGAGGAAGACTATACAAAGCTCAAACCCATTTGTGAAGAAGCTAATGAACAAAACCTGGACAGGCTGGGATTGCTCTTGAAGGGCCTTAACGAGTAG
- a CDS encoding MerR family transcriptional regulator, which translates to MQQHWKVGELAKLTGLTVRTLRFYDQIGLFTPSGHSDSGHRLYNEADIKQLHQIVSLKDLGLSLEEIQSIRKEHNLTPSDIVDIQIERVRKNLKTQQKLLAELERVAERMNKQEPLSIDAFVSLLETMKLSHEKYIIERRLSWERRFDLLGDFLNDNL; encoded by the coding sequence ATGCAGCAGCATTGGAAGGTGGGGGAGCTGGCCAAATTGACTGGACTGACAGTTCGCACCCTGCGGTTTTACGATCAGATTGGTTTATTTACGCCGTCAGGGCATTCCGATTCCGGTCATCGGTTGTATAACGAAGCCGATATCAAGCAGCTGCACCAAATCGTATCTCTCAAAGACTTGGGCTTATCGCTTGAAGAAATTCAGTCGATACGGAAAGAACATAACTTGACCCCCTCTGACATCGTGGATATTCAGATTGAACGGGTCCGAAAAAATCTAAAAACCCAGCAGAAACTTCTCGCAGAGCTCGAACGTGTTGCCGAGCGAATGAACAAGCAGGAACCGCTTTCAATTGATGCCTTTGTTTCATTACTGGAAACGATGAAGTTAAGCCACGAAAAGTATATCATTGAACGCCGCTTGAGCTGGGAACGTCGTTTTGATCTGCTTGGTGATTTTCTGAACGATAATTTGTGA